Proteins encoded by one window of Epinephelus moara isolate mb chromosome 18, YSFRI_EMoa_1.0, whole genome shotgun sequence:
- the polr3h gene encoding DNA-directed RNA polymerase III subunit RPC8, translating into MFVLVEMVDTVRIPPWDFHRQLNDAIAEELNKKLANKVVYNVGLCICLYDITKLEDSYIFPGDGASHTKVHFRYVVFHPFLDEILLGKIKYCSQEGVHVTMGFFDDILIPPESLQQPAKFDEAEQVWLWEYETDEGAHDLYMDQGEEIRFRVTDEIFVDTSPTGPSTATADTAAQPGQSTAPPAEESVEKKEAPYTLIGTICDPGLGLLSWWNS; encoded by the exons ATGTTCGTGTTGGTGGAGATGGTCGACACTGTCAGGATCCCTCCGTGGGACTTCCATAGACAACTCAACGACGCCATAGCTGAGGAGCTCAACAAGAAGCTGGCCAACAAG GTGGTCTATAACGTTGGCCTGTGCATCTGTTTGTATGACATCACTAAACTGGAGGACTCCTACATATTCCCGGGGGACGGAGCCTCACACACCAAAG TTCATTTCAGGTACGTTGTTTTTCATCCTTTCCTCGATGAGATCCTGCTCGGCAAGATCAAGTACTGCAGTCAAGAGGGAGTTCATG TGACGATGGGCTTCTTTGACGACATTCTCATTCCACCAGAGTCACTTCAGCAGCCTGCAAAGTT TGATGAAGCAGAGCAAGTCTGGCTGTGGGAATACGAGACGGACGAGGGGGCCCACGACCTCTACATGGACCAAGGAGAGGAGATCCGTTTTCGAGTGACAGATGAAATCTTTGTGGACACGTCGCCAACAGGCCCGTCCACCGCTACGGCAGACACGGCAGCACAACCGGGTCAGTCGACGGCGCCGCCAGCAGAGGAGAGCGTGGAGAAGAAAGAGGCACCGTATACTCTGATT GGGACCATCTGCGACCCGGGGCTGGGGCTACTGTCATGGTGGAACAGTTAG